GATCGGTGTATATACCAAAAGATTAGTGGGAGcaagtttatatttttagtcctaTATGTTAATGATATTCTACTTGCTGTTAATGATTTAGGCATATTGTGTGAGACTACAGATTTTCTCTCtgagaattttgaaatgaaagatatgggtgaggCATCCTATGTGACAGGAATAGAAATATTCTGTGATAGATCACAAGGATTATTGGGTTGTCTCAGAAAGGCTATATCGAAAGAATTCTAGAGAGATTTAATATGAACAATTGTTCAGCAGGAATTGTTCCAATTCAAAAAGGGGACAAATTTTGTCTCATGCAATACCCTAAGAATGATGTAGAACGAAAGGGAATGGAATCAATTACTTACTCTTCAATTATTAGTAGTCTGATATATGCTCAGATTTGCACAAGACCGGATATTAGTTTAGCGGTCGGAATGCTTGGAAGATATCAGAGTAACCCAGGAATTGATCACTGGAAAGCTGCAAAGAAAGTTTTGAGGTACCTGAAAGGATCGAAGGATTACATGCTCATGTATAGGAGATCCAAGAATTTGGAAGTTGTTGGATACTCGGATTCAGATTTCGCTGGATGTATTGATACTAGAAAATTCACGTTTGATTATTTGTTCCAATTAGCTGAAGGAGCAATATCGTGAAAAAGTTCCAAACAGTCTGTCATTGCTACATCCACGATGGAAGCAGAATTTGTGGCATGTTTTGAATCCACAATTCATGAATTATGGCTGCGAAACTTTATTTCAGGACTTGGGGTTGTCGACACCATTACCAAGCCGCTGAAAATTTATTGTGATAATTCTGCAGCAGTATTCTTCTCCAAGAATGATAAGTACTCCAGAGGTCCCAAGCATATGAAATTAAAGTACTTTACAGTCAAGGAGGAGGTTCAGAAATAAAGAGTGTCACTTGAGCATATTAGAACTGATCTCATGATTGCAGATCCGTTAATGAAAGGTTTACAGCCAAAGAAATTTAAAGAACATTTACATAGAATGGGTCTTGGCTATATTTATGATTGatgtatttataatttttaacacTCTGAGCTCATTTACGTGTTTATGATATACATTAATGATTTTATGTTTCTCATAATGGTGTACACATTATTGTTTTGAGATGTTGCAGGATAAGTCTCAATGAGACattattgtggaccataataTTTTATATCTTATGAACTCGATACGATAAATTACTAATGTTGTAGTGTATGGAAGGGAGTATGTAGACAAATTATATATAACCGCCATAACTCACATTTACTAGTTTATCGTATTGTGGTATTTATGGTGGATATTATAGAAGAGATTTGTTTATGCGCAACTAATGTtcctatattaaatattaatattatgtgattattgggccaagtgggagaatgtaaGATTTTCTTACGTTTTGGTGGCCCAATAAGTTTAAggcccataattaatatttaattaatgagcaaatctcatccgtccgaacggttacttgatggacgtaccGGATTAAAtgagaacctctataaattggtcatctccccacccattagggttaccgtatttttattttctctcttccaTCACTAAAGTCGGCGGCAACGAAAGCTAGGTTAAGGGGCGAGAAACCAATTTAAATTAACGCTTCCGCTTCGTGATAATGGCTtacgattcaggtatgttttttgtaataattttatgtaagattatcatgttcaagatcctGATATGAAATTAAAGTTTATGCTAACAGATAGAGACATATCTAACAGACTTGGAATTTCTATAATTGGACTAGGATGAGGTCCGTTTATGAACATGAATGCTTACAGATAGCTCACATGAGCCAATGACTACTATTGCATAAGAGATATCCATGTtttattgctacaaagtttggCTATGAGTTTCTACAAGTTTCATATATCACTAAGTGTGTTGTGAAAACTTGGAAGAAGGATCTATTGGGATTATGCTACTTTGTTGATGCCGTGTTTGGTATGATCGGTTATTGCGGTAATAGAGATATTGCTACAAGTATAAGTATATCTAATGTAACATGTTCTTTAGATTGGGTAGTTCGTATATGGTTATGCGGGTTATTCATATAGTACTGATGAAATAAACAAGAATTGGAGAAAGTTTCAAGTGTTAAGGATAAGTGTATGAGCTTGTAAGCTAGGGTTGATGAATAAATCCTTATTAGTGTTATATTAATGGTATCATCTGTGTGAAACTGACACAGGATCACCATTGGGAATTCCTATTATGCGTTTTCGCAGTTGCTTGGCAGTTTCATCAAAAAgattcttggcatgttcgaggatgaacatatacTTAAGTGGGGATGATGTAACTatccaatcggtcgttttgagttcaagCACCTTGTTTCTCTATTGGAGACTTTATCTAAGTGCACTTTGTGGTTTATGACTTACGTGCATGGTTGGAATAGTTCTGCGAGGTTTGGATTGAtcgatttggaacacttagttcttatATAAAAGATTCAAGTTGCAAGAGTAGACCAAGGTATGACTTCTGAGTAGACAAACtcgaaattgagttttgatggttctaataggttagtaagatgatttaggacttgggggTATGCTCAAATTTcgttttggaggttcctagaagaattcAACACTATTTGTTTAAAgatggcaatttgaagaacttaagagttcgtAAATTTGACAAAACATTGACTTTGATGTCATTGGATTCCAAATGATTTTCCAAGACCTTGAATAAGTCCATATAGTTGAAATAAACTTGAGTGCAAAGTTTAGTTGGAATCCGAAGTGTCTAAGAATGATTGGGACACTTGGTTGAAAGTATTAAGACTTATGAacttacaataacaacaacaacaacaacaataataaaaaaaataaattccaGTGTAATCCAATAGGTGGGGTTTGAGGAGGATAATGTATACGTAGACCTTACTCCTACTTTGcgaaggtagagaggctatttatGGTAGGCCCTCGACATTAAGacttatgaacttaagagagttAATTTCTTTGCTTGATACTTGATTTTAGGTTGTGGTGATTCCTAGTGTTTTTTTTAGATCTTAGAGAGGTCTGTATATTTTTTATGGAGTTGTTGGGATAGTTTAGGGGCGACCCGAGGGGCTCGAGGGTGATTTACACGTATTCGACAAAAGTTGGAACTTTTAAAGTTAAGAGTgtttaagaaatttattttgatctttgattcatggttttgacaTTGTAATTCGTGTTATGAGCATTTGGACAAGTTTTTATAGGGTATATGAACTTGTTAGATAGATTGGACGCGGTTCCTTGGAATTCggatgagttttgggtgcttTCAAACAACTTCTAGCCTTTTTGAGATGCTGACTACTAGGATGTATATCGTTATCGCGGAGGTCTGGTCTGCGTTTGCAAAGAGCAAAGTACATTCTGAGGCTTGTGAATCGCAGTCGCAAAAGGAAGATCTGCGATCACATTGAAGAAAATTCCTACTTTCAGTGATCTATCTTCGGGAGCTTATATATGGTAATCAATAAGGAATTTTTggacaatccaaaaataaaacttGTAGCTCAATGAGTTTAATTATCAGAAAAGTAaactatttgtcatttggagCTTTATACAACATGTTATGGCCATTATGCTGAAGGTTGTATGTGTAGAGGTGAACAAATTTATTTATTGCGATTGGGGGGCTTCTTAGCCGCGATTGCGTAGAGCAAAATCATGCTGGGCATTATGTGTACCGTGATTGCATGGATGGTGATCGTGATCGCAACGAAAGATGATTGGAAGGATTTTAAATGACTAATTTCAGAATTTTGAATTCATttcttaccttttttttttcttggagCACAAATAAAGTGATTTTGGAGGTGCTTAACACCAAAATCATAAGGTAAGTGACGTTAACTTATTTTTTGATTATATATCTTGAATACCAATTAATTTATACATGAATATatgaattttgaagaagaaaaattcgATTTAGGAGAAAACGGTTAAGAaactttattttgggattataaatATCGAATTGGGGTTGGATCTTGAAACAAATGGTATATTTGGACTACATGTGTCATGAGTAATCGTAATCTTATCAATTTGGATTTCGGGCGCGAGGACCCGAGGTTAATGTTTTGTTGAATTTTCTAAATTAAGTAAAGATAAAAGCTTTTTGATATTACGTTGATCCTAAAGCATTATTTGGCATCGTTGAGTATTATTTCGCTAAACTGGAGTCAGTATGATGTGATTTCTAAAGGAAAGTTGTATTGTAAGGTTAAAGCTAGCCCAGTAAGAGGTAAGCCTCTtatctatacttgtaagaacgaATTCTCCTCATAGGTAATATATTTGCTACTTGTTACTTGATTTAGCTGACACGTGTTATCACTCAATTTTGCCTCGCCACATTTAAAAAATTACCTTATGCGTGCTTCCTAGTCATTAATGATAAAACATAGTCTTTTGCACATTATTAACTTTAAcgcaatttattgataattatccttgttttaaaaatgaagaaatttTTTAACATTTAAAGTTATTAAAAAATCACCATATTTGTACATTTTTCTAAATTTCAATacaatttattgataattatcctattttgtaaatattaaatttttttattaatttattatcttttaaaaataaaaataataattactacaATACTATTGTATTCGTTGGAACTTTTCAACATATACTACAACTCATACCTTCTAATTATATAGGCATCTTTAATTTGTAGCACAATCCATTAATTACATGAAATTCAGAAAATTTATTCTATAAATACAAATCTAGATCTAGTCAAATCCTACGCATCTTGCCAACTTTATGTCACAATCCAAAACCACCATCCGGCCGTGACGGCTCCTAAATCCCTTAATAGGCAAGCCAAGCATTCAATAACGGAACAAGATAATAAATTACAGAGTAATACAAGTCTAAAAGCCAAGTATTACAAATACGACTGCGTCAATATACAAATCTCACAGaactggtaatacagagtcatgagctctacaaCAGGAGTACAAGTctgataatataaaaaatactatctacataacaacaacagtaacagaaATGGAAAAAACTACCAAAGAATATGATCAGAATGCAGTTGTACCTTGTCTCTAGGCAACTCAATAATGAACCAACACAGCTCTCAGCTATGTCCCACACAGgatctgcacaataagtgcagagtgtagtatgagtacaactgaccccatgtaatCGGTAAGTATCATGACTAAATGACGGCaggctataatcccgtattttagtcacttatggCACTCTAATTCGCTTCACTTTATTCATGTTTGAGCTTTAACTGATAGTATTTTGcaattattgtgtgttttatgccttgtaagagtGATTTTGAGTGATGTAGATATTATGaaactaattcgagctatttgaagctttgaagtccgagtaaaagcctaagggataaggcgggatcatgttcgggggtcgaggaccaagaaTGGAGCGGCGCGTGGTGCGTCACGGCTGTACAAAAGCTGATTCCTGATAGATGTTGAGCTCTATGGATTTCCCCACTGCCGCCCCGCGGGGCGCGTCGACCCATGCGGTGCGTCTGTGCAATTATTACAGAGTGAATATCCTATTTTTGGCTAGAAAACGGTGaattcgtctgggcccgaccctacttggtataaatatatggaaaactattatttttaggacttttgacacatattcgacctaaggaggctaaggaggagttgaaGAACACGGGCagaaggatttcatcattcattcctcactcaagacccgagtttggatccaATTTATGTTTCCTCTACGTTAATTtaatttgtgatgaattgctccatatctatggagtagttctctttagggtttgatgtgtttggtgtattgatgattgtttgtggattataactctagttttatgtattgaatcacttttggatgatttaattattacatctatattcacttgttcatcgAGCGAGGCATAACTTGTAATATCTTCGCATTATATTGTTGATTGAGTTCATAGGTTCTTCTTAGCAAGAGAAAGAATCTATTTGAATCATTTATTAAACCTatttaggaggataatcgagagagaatctcctaaagaccaatccactacgcattcttgcatatctttacgtgcttaaattggttcatcttgtgaggttaagacttaatcgagagaggagtttttgttgagcgtttgaactaataattgagtgaattcgaaaGACTCACTTAAAAATTAGAAATGAATTAcatagagttagatcccaaacaattatcttgcacctatcctaacAACCCCTATTTTCACCCATTGGATAACTTCCCTGCTTACCTTTGTTGCAATTGTTATTAGTCAATATCTTTTCTAGCATTATTCATGAAGTTATGTAATCATATAGTCATATGAAGCATGATATTAAGTATCACAATAACCAAACAGGGCATAGCACAACCAAAGAACTACCCCGACCATGGATAAATACTAGTGCACGCACATGGGCTAAACCCCTCGCATGTACGCCATCCTTAGCACGTAGCCAACATCATTAACtcaagcaactagtgcctcaaccaagtctAGGCAAGATACTTCCCCCAaatgagccaaatcaatactccaaaaatgcctTCCCACGTGAATcgacctctgaatggctcgaatataatcaataacatcaaatactGTCATAGAAAACAACCCCAAACAATAAAACTTTGATCTTTATACAAATATACAAATTCAACAAAACATCCAACCCCATCCCGCATCCCGAAATCTGCCCAAACTCACAAATCCTGATTATCCATTCGAATACAAGTTCAAATATACAAGTTTTATCCAAATCCAACTTCAAATTGGctcccaaatccccaatttttgctctccaaaatcatagtcaaaactcccaaatttctctttcaaataaCATAATCTATGTGTAATAATCCATTGGGAAACAagatataatatcaaaatctagtAGAAATCACTTGCCATCTTGCCTTGTGTGAAAATCCTATTCAAGAATTTCTCTTCACCAAATCTAgggttaaaaatattaaatagcgAGTCTAAATCCAGAATTATAACACTTATAAATCTGCCCAATgatacccttcgtgaacgcagcCGCTACCTTGCATTCGTGACGCACAAAAATCAAACAACCTCAATTAACGCTTCGCATACGCGGCCTCCAGCTCGTGAACACAATGTGCAGCTCCACCTGCCTAAGTGAACACGATCTCcttcttgcgaacgcgaaggccaagcaGCTGAACATACCCATCCTGTCTGACTGCTATGCGAACGCGATACCTAGTCATGAATGTGAAGTCAAATCTGCCTAAATCATTGCGTACGCGACCCCACTATTGCCAACACAAAGAAGAAAATTCTTCCCAGCTCCACTGCACTCGGTGATTGCGATCCAACCTCTGTGATCGCAAAGAAGGGCTGACAATAGAAAAATTTTGTAACTTTCGACATGCTCCAGGTGGtccaaaactcatctgagccacccgaaaccccgtccaatcataccaacaataTCACGACCTGAAATCCCACCTTAAGATCGTGATGGAACTTAGCCGTACTTGCTAAGCAAGGCAACTCATGATCCATAAAATAAAGTGCATTTCCTTTAATCAACAATGACATCTCataaataaagacaaaaataaaccAAAACAATAACAATATCTAATAAAGTCATAGTACGGCCTAAACACGACCAATACAGTACAAGCCCCAAGACTAGGTGGAACAAGTACACAAGCAAACTACAGAAATAGAACAAGTCTTTATACATGACAAGTTGTCTGAGATACAAATACACGGGAAATAATAAAGGAGCAGAGACTCAGGAACTACGAAGTGAATCCATGAAGTGTAACTCACCCTAAGTCTCTGCTTGGTCACCTAAGCTCAAATAGGAAGCTCTGCTAGGACCCACtgaggatctgcacaaaaagatgtgcagaaatatagtatgagtacaccacaatcagtacccaataagtatcccctACATGACAGGATAACTTAGCAAATCTCATCTCTTACTCGATCACATACATATGACCCTACAAAAGGTGCTTGAGCTGGCCACTCATCTCCTCCCTCTTTGTGAGGGAAGAAACATCTCTAAGAAGAGATGTGAAAACTAACTCCATGTGAGTGGAAGTGACCCTGTTGGCCTATTATGCTCATATGgatgccaccacctcttggctgGGTCCTGAAGCTTAAAAGTAGTGAAATTGACCCCGTTCTACTCCACCAAACCAAGATTCTGCAGAATATCCTGACAACTATGTAAGAAATCTAGTGCATCTGCCAAAGGATCACCATCAAAAAATGGAGGACACACTCAACTACTGGCCTAACAAAAACCACATGAGGATGTCCCACAATCGGTACTACTCCTGGTGTCTGATAAATAACAACAACTTACTCatgagtgtgagtagcgggaatCTGTGTCCCTCCCCCTTCCTAAGAAGTAACCGGTGCCATAGGAAGTACTCTAATAATTGCCAAACCATGCACAAGACCAACCAATCGAAAAAGAGCACCCTGAAGTAccgggtagcaataaacccctccgggacctgagctggtccaactgTCTCACCCTGATTAAAAACCTGCTCCTCTTTCAGATCTACTGGTAGCTCTgcaatgacccgaccggttgatATGACCTTTACAATTCAGTTTGGTGTTTTGAGGACTTGAGtggcttcatattatgtattatgacttgcgtgcatggtcggTTTTGATTTTAGAGTGATTCGGGATtcatttggaagaatgattctcattttaggaGCTTtatttggaagagttgaccaagtttaatttttgcatattttatcCAGGATCAGAGATTCGATGGCTCCGATAGGTTCATAttatgattttggacataggagtatGCCCGAAAgggaattcagaggtccctaggttgatttgacttattttgccgaaagttggaaatttggaggtTTAGAAATTTTTTAAGTTTACCCACAGGTTGACTTTATAGATATCAGGTTCGGATTTTGTTTTCGGGATGTGCAATAGGTCCGTTTTGTTAATCGAAACTTGTATGAAAATTTTTGTGTCATTACGAattggttttataggaatcagagGCTTGGTTGTGTTTCTAGCGATTCTTGAATTCATTTtgaaatttcatgtgttttgatgtccAATTCGTCATTACAGATGGTATTTTGATTGtgcgagtgagttcgtatgatggtttTAGATTTGTGTGGATGCTTGAtgtggagtcccgagggctcagatgagtttcagacgtgtttcagAGTGTTTCGTGTTGTTTCAGTTTTGCTAGTGTTTTGATGGTGTCTcaggtctcgcaaatgtgagataTTGTTTAATTTGTGAGGTGGGGATTACATTTGCGAGGTTCACTGGAACTGAGTCATTAGCATTTGCAAACATTTTGTTTGCTTTTGTAATGGGGGACCTGGGCTggcttgatcgcatttgcgatcacatgATTACTTTTGCGAAGGGCCtgacatcgcaaatgtgaagtcatggtcgcatttgcaactttCTCTAGGATTGTATGGTTCAACATTTGTTATGTAATGTATGCATTTTCGAGAGTTCGTATTTGTGAAACCTGGTTTCGCATTTGCAATATTTCCACCTGAGCAAAAAGGCTGAAATATGGGTCTTAgcttaattttattatattttggaactctagactcggtaggaggcgattttgaggagggatttttacctacaactattgggtaagttattttgattcaatttcaaatataatacatgattatttatgagatttaacatctaaatcatgagatttgaaaggaatttttgggaatttttgtctatgttttgaaaaatcaatATCTGAGATCTGAAATTTGAATTGGTCTCGGATATAATAACAAactacatatatggactcgttgGGTTATGGATAGTCGAGATCTACtcttggactcgaattttgaccgggcgggcccATGGTTGATTTTTggggaattgtgtaaagatcttaactttatttaTTCGAATTGGtttttcttgcattatttgatgttattaagtagaTTACGGTTTGATTTGAGCCGAGTGGAAAAAATTTTAGAGGAAAagaatttttagagtattgattgagggcttttgaggtaagtatcctgtctaactttgtgtgggggaaataccCCATAGGATTTGGCTTGATTGCACTATTTTAATtacgtgaaagacgtgtacacgaggtgacgagtgtgtacacgaccttatatgtcacgccccaaatttGGGgtggcgtggctggcacccgatgtCGTATTGGCCCGAgcaaaccactctgtaactcatgatcattTGATAAAAACTAGAACACACAGAGGCCAACTTGGTTGAACTCATTCTTTCTGTAACTGTCATGGGATAACATGGCCAACTTGATGGTacatgcatgactgcccgaccggccatgtttgcccatgatagttacaaaaataATGAGTTCAACAATGTCGACCTATTTATGTTCTAGTTTTTgtcgaacgatcatgagttacaaAGTGGTTCGCTCGGACCAATTTGGCACCCGGTGCCAACCATGCCTCCCCTGGTTCAGGgtgtgacaaagtggtatcagagcaagcaGTTCCCTTTGGGACCCACAAGGTCGCTTGaggattatgtttttatataaagttGTGGCCTTCATCTCCAAGTTTCATTTTCGACCTAAATCAGATCTATAACTCTTTGTCTAGACCTCCTAAACATATCCTTAGGGTTTGTTAGAAAAACCAAAGGTAAGGAAGGTGAACAAGTGGAGTCAAGTTTTAGGAACCCGATCTAGTCGATAGTTTGCCACTTTCCCTCTTCGTAGCTGATTGAGGAAGACATTGCAACGAATTAAGCtctgtaaattggggatttgtgTGCTATAATGTATTTTATTCACCCCTCTACTTGGGTTGAGTCATTTTTAGGCCATGAAAACCCTAGGTGTTGAAGGAAAACATGTTAAAATTGAAGTTAAAAGTATGTTTGAAGTGTGGTGCGTACCGGTTGGGTAGTTATTCATTTACCACCTAGCTATGACCGATCGGACATTCATGCATTTACTATCGTGCTATGGCTGGTCGGGAaattaccactgatcagttgggaagACATGTTACAATATGGATAATAGTCCCAAAGAGAGACATTAAATATGTAAGTATAATTGTTATGCACATCATGGCCCTCAATGGCACTTCAGATGTTCGGGTTGATTGTTATATCTCTCTCTCATTGATGTTGAtttattgttatgttttaattctaccttacatactctgtacattattcgtactgacgtcctttttattgtggatgctgcattcatgcctgtaggtgtaggtaatcagtttgacgagctcTCATAGTAGACGCAGTTAACATTCAACGAAGGATCGAtaagactccacttcattcggagtgcagcccaGCCTATAAGTCATCGTGCCAGAGTTTTGCTACACATTTATGGGTAGGCTGGAGCCTTGTCCCGATCATCCTTCGATGTCAAATACTCTTTgaggctttgtagacataggttcattatgtacaatatgtcagaggccttgacggcccatgtGTAATCATGTTTTAAGTACGATGGCTCGCTTATACAGtggttgcccacttatagttatacattacgagttgtggccatattggcccatgatagttaccaAAAGAATGAGTTCAACCAAGTCagcctatgtatgttctagttttcgTCGAATGATCATGAGTTACAAAGTGGTTCGATCGGGCCAGTATGACTCTGGGttccagccacgcctccccagatTCGGGGCATGACATTACATCTTGTAATTGACTAATTTAGACACTTAGGTTTCttatatgcatttaattgaagtttCCATATCATGTAATATATTTTATTGTCGAGTTTACTCCTATAttctttaattgaagttgttattacatgttctatCTTTCAATGTTGAATTTTTCCTTAcacatttaattgaagttgtagTTGTTGAGAGCGATTAACATGTTTtaattgaagtttttgttttgtagaatATCTTCCATTGTTGAGTAAATTCTGTTTTATTATGttgttgttgagactcttgtatacATTGTTGTTATGCCGTGGGCTATGCGTTGTTGTTTAGTATTGTTATTTTGGATATGTTATGGCATATGGACACATGTGGTGCAAGTTGATATGTTGTATTGATTTGACTTTGCACATGTGGAATTGTTGAGAGAATTATtagggtgtttgcacgaggttcggccgtgctattgttattattaatatttgcacatgtggcgatACAAGGCGAGGTAAATATATATATCGAGTTTGGGCATGTGGCGAGACcgtcacgccccgaactcggggagcgcgcccggtgctcaaccgagtgaacccggccaagCAAGCTTGTTAGACGCTTTCTACCCAACGCACCCATAATCAAGAGAAGACATAATTTTGTTAATTAGACAGTAGGGAGATTATGTACACAatactaaatcatttcattagttacttcacttttaagtctcaaaatacacatattcttatagtttgagtggaacaagtgatcaaaacacaacataacttggttgacttttctagcacccatgtacatCCCACacagtgtctacggagcctctaaaagatacaaaagagtgttatgatagtatcggcaacaaggccccgactatacctcaagaTGTTATAATattatgaacaaaagatacaatacgtgaccccgggatgaagtggggctcaccaagtctgctgggaagaggatgtaccactatcgctgatcaacactgcctgctatggaaccacctgcatccatttaaagatgcagtgccccaggcaaaagggaagctagtactgtcgaatagtactagtatgtaaaactcaacaccatctcaatagaatgaataataatacaaggggaaacagtcaagaattcaataagagcttcaaa
The nucleotide sequence above comes from Nicotiana tabacum cultivar K326 chromosome 12, ASM71507v2, whole genome shotgun sequence. Encoded proteins:
- the LOC142167264 gene encoding secreted RxLR effector protein 161-like, which gives rise to MNNCSAGIVPIQKGDKFCLMQYPKNDVERKGMESITYSSIISSLIYAQICTRPDISLAVGMLGRYQSNPGIDHWKAAKKVLRYLKGSKDYMLMYRRSKNLEVVGYSDSDFAGCIDTRKFTFDYLFQLAEGAIS